CAGCGGCGTCCCATGATCCTCGTCCATACATCCGTCCTCCGTCCCCTAATCTGGCCCGGAGAACCGACGCAAACCATCAACTTTTAGATGCTAAATCTGTCCGACTGGAGCTGAAACAGGACATCAGCGTCTACGTGGGAGCTCGCAACTTGACCGGCTACGTTCAGCCCGAAAAGCACACCGACGATGCTGCATTCATCTACGCACCGGTATATGGACGGATCGTCTACGGGGGCATGAAGATCAACATCTGACGGGACATGGAAGCCAAGACTCGGACGTTTCTGACCGGAGCTGCAGTGAGGGCTCGATGATCAAGTCCCTGTGCGGGATTCGCCGCTGGCGATGAGTGACAACCAAGCGAAAGACTGTGGTCGAAGGTCCCATAGGGCCAGCGTCCGATCGGATCGACGGTCGTTGATCCCCAAAAGCCTTGGGCTGGAGGACCGGACACGAGACCATCGACAGCCCGTTCGTTAACGCCTTGTCGATCAATATGTTGCTCACGGAACATTGAGGCGACTCGCGTGTAAACCACTTGCGAGGACAGACAAGGTTGACCGATGGGGCCGGTGGCCGACAGTATAATAGTGTGGGAGCTCAGCCGCGACGATTCGAGGGTATCGTTCGGGCCGGCAGGACGCAATTGGGCTTGACAAACTCGGGAGGGGCGCTATGATAGCCTCCGGAGGGGCGGTCTTTTCCCAGACATTGCGAGTTCAGACATCTGGGAGTGTTGGGGTTGTTGGCATGAAGCGCATCATTGTGGCGACTATCATCGTGCTCTTGGCCGGTGCTGTTGGTGCTGCGGCCCAAAGCACAACCAGCCAGGCATCGAGTGGGGCGACCTCGTTCAGCGGCGCTCCTCGTGTCAGCGACCTGACCGGGGCACCCAAGGCGTTGGGCTTCGCACTGTTGGATCCCAGCCGCCTGCGCATGCACCAATCCTACTCGCTCTCCTACTTCTCCGGCGGGGGAAGTTCGGGTTCGCTCGGGCTGTATTCGAACATGCTCGAGTACGACTTGTTCAAACCGTTGACGTTGCGGGTCGGCCTGTCGTATGCCCATCAGCCGTTCGGCGCTTCCGACCGGTCGGGAGGATCGGTTCTGGGTTCCGGGCAGTTTCTCCCGAGCTTCGGACTCGACTATCACCCATCGAACAACTTCCTGCTTTCCATTGACTACCAAACGATCCCGGCCGTCGTCTGGCCGTATGGCGGATCCAATATCTGGCGCGCCAACTCCTGGTGGGGCCCCTTTGGTCCACGATCCTGGTAGAAGCCGACCTGCCGGCAGGCAAACCCTATCCCCTCAATACCGTATGGAAAGCACGTCGCGACCCCGTCGCAACCGCTCGACCCCTTCCACGCCGCGTTGGAAGGTACGGCTCTTGGATGTCGGTATCGTTCTGGCGACCGCGCTCATCTGCGTGTTCGTCTTTTCGTTCTCCACGCGGCTGTCATACTCCCGGCCGGAGGTGCGCGAAGCTCCGATCATCGTGCGGGCCCAGATACTGAATGGTTGCGGGCGCGCCAATCTGGCCCGGCAGGTGGCCGAACACGTGGGCCGCTTGCAGGTCGACCGCATGCGGTTCGACGTCGTCGACATGGGGAACTTTGACCGGACCGACGTTCGACGCTCGTTTGTGATCAATCGCCGGCTGTCGCCCGAGCAGTTGCGCGCCGTACTCTCGGCGCTGGGCGTCGGCCCCGTGGAAATCGCCGACGGCTCTCAACGCAGCAATGATCTGGGAGTCGATTTCACTCTGGTCCTGGGATCCAATGCCGTGGACCCGACCACGACCGTGACCGACGCACCCCAAAGCGCCGGCCGCAGGCCTTAGAATGGCACGATGTCTTTCACCCGACACACCCAAAGGAGGGAAACACCATAACGTCCGCGCGGCTGGCCTTGACCGCGGGGAAACTCGCCCGCGAGAAGAAGGCATTCTCCGTGCGCATCCTCGACTTGCGCAAGCGTTCTTCGGTCACGGATTACTTCGTGATCTGCTCGGTCGACGCCGAAGTCCAAGCGCGCGCCGTCGCCGACCACATCACCGACCGTCTGCGCGAACAGCAGATCCGGCCCTGGCAGACTGAGGGGTATCGCGGCACCGGCTGGATCCTGGTCGACTTCATCGATGTGGTTGTGCATATCTTCCTCCCGCGCACCCGTGACTTCTATGCCCTGGAGAAACTCTGGGGTGATGCGCCCTGCCGTGAGTTGCCCGAAGACTGAAAGTCGCATCCCGACGGCCCCGCGCGGCTCCCCCTGTTAGGCCCACTGTCAGCCCGGTCTTGCGACCGGGACTCCACCAGTCAATCAATGAACCCTCTCAGGAACCGTTGCGGTTCCGCCGACCCCCCGGAGGTGGTCGATGGACATAATTGAACTGAAGTCGAAAACGATCGCTGAGCTTCTGGACATCGCCGAAAAACTCGACATTCCCGGCGTCTCGGGACTGCGCAAGCAGGAGTTGATCTTCAAGATTCTCGAAGCCAACACCGAAAAGGACGGCCTCATCTTCGCCGAGGGCGTCCTGGAGATTCTCGATGAGGGATACGGCTTCCTGCGTTCACCGGACTACAACTATCTTCCCGGCCCCGACGACATCTATGTGTCGCCCTCACAGATCAAGCGCTTCGATCTGCGGACCGGCGACACGATCTCCGGACAGGTGCGTCCGCCCAAGGAGACCGAACGGTACTTCGCCCTGTTGAAGATCGAGGCCGTCAATTTCGAGAACCCGGACGTCGCCAAGCACAAGATCCTCTTCGACAACCTGACGCCGCTCTACCCCCAGACAAAGTTCAGTCTCGAAGTTGACCCGAAAGATCTCTCCACGCGCATCATTGACCTGCTGACGCCGATCGGTCGTGGCCAGCGCGGGCTGATCACCTCCCCGCCCAAGGCGGGCAAGACCATCATCCTGCAAAAGATCGCCAACTCGATCACGAACAATCACCCGGATGTCAGGTTGATGGTACTGCTGATCGACGAACGTCCGGAAGAAGTCACCGATATGAAGCGTTCGGTCAAAGGCGAGGTCATTTCCTCGACCTTCGATGAGCCGGCCGAGCGGCACGTGCAGGTGGCCGACATGGTGATCGAAAAGGCCAAGCGGCTGGTCGAGCATAAACAGGACGTGGTCATTCTGCTCGACTCGATCACGCGTCTGGCCCGCGCCCACAACGCCGTCGTGCCGCACTCGGGGAAGATCCTCTCCGGTGGGGTCGACGCCAATGCGCTGCAGCGGCCGAAACGCTTCTTCGGCGCCGCGCGCAACATCGAGGAGGGTGGTTCGCTCACCATCGTCGCCACGGCCCTGATCGAGACCGGCTCGCGCATGGATGAAGTGATCTTCGAGGAGTTCAAAGGAA
The nucleotide sequence above comes from Candidatus Zixiibacteriota bacterium. Encoded proteins:
- a CDS encoding LytR C-terminal domain-containing protein is translated as MESTSRPRRNRSTPSTPRWKVRLLDVGIVLATALICVFVFSFSTRLSYSRPEVREAPIIVRAQILNGCGRANLARQVAEHVGRLQVDRMRFDVVDMGNFDRTDVRRSFVINRRLSPEQLRAVLSALGVGPVEIADGSQRSNDLGVDFTLVLGSNAVDPTTTVTDAPQSAGRRP
- the rsfS gene encoding ribosome silencing factor, yielding MTAGKLAREKKAFSVRILDLRKRSSVTDYFVICSVDAEVQARAVADHITDRLREQQIRPWQTEGYRGTGWILVDFIDVVVHIFLPRTRDFYALEKLWGDAPCRELPED
- the rho gene encoding transcription termination factor Rho → MDIIELKSKTIAELLDIAEKLDIPGVSGLRKQELIFKILEANTEKDGLIFAEGVLEILDEGYGFLRSPDYNYLPGPDDIYVSPSQIKRFDLRTGDTISGQVRPPKETERYFALLKIEAVNFENPDVAKHKILFDNLTPLYPQTKFSLEVDPKDLSTRIIDLLTPIGRGQRGLITSPPKAGKTIILQKIANSITNNHPDVRLMVLLIDERPEEVTDMKRSVKGEVISSTFDEPAERHVQVADMVIEKAKRLVEHKQDVVILLDSITRLARAHNAVVPHSGKILSGGVDANALQRPKRFFGAARNIEEGGSLTIVATALIETGSRMDEVIFEEFKGTGNMELVLDRRLSNRRIFPAIDLNRSSTRKEELLLDEDVLNKIWILRKFLSDMNPVEGMEFLVDRMMKTKNNERFLDSMKR